Proteins co-encoded in one Nicotiana sylvestris chromosome 7, ASM39365v2, whole genome shotgun sequence genomic window:
- the LOC104238189 gene encoding putative BPI/LBP family protein At1g04970, which translates to MADYVFSFFLSLLLISSTNHVKSNEEGYISVDISNKGLDFAKDFLVQMAESSLVPLDLPKIEKSKHIPFIGTVHMGLSNITIDKIHVISSTVKAGDTGIVISVSGATANMTMNWEYSYTNWWLPIPITDNGEASIQVDGMDVGISFNLTNNQGSLMLSPLDCGCSVKDISIKLDGGASWLYQGLLDAFEVRLTSAVENAISKKLREGIVKLDSLLQSLPKEIPIRNIAALNVTFVGNPQLRDTSLTLSINGLISAKDAYAAFPYHHLEHLLASLEYLLASVPVKDPASMVTISLHEKVLVSASSVYYDANKMHWIVDKVPEQSLLNTAGWRFIIPQLYRQYPDADMNLNVTIFSPPSLKIKEHQIDVTVHADVVINVLNSGEVTPVACFSTAVSGSASPWITNNNLGGNIQLDEFSLSLRWSKIGNLHVNLVRVLMSTAMRTVILPYINLKLSRGYPLPIFHGYTLQNAKILCSDSWIKICSDVGPVKQLSIS; encoded by the exons ATGGCAGACTATGTCTTCTCCTTTTTTCTATCTTTACTCCTTATTTCTTCAACTAACCATGTTAAATCCAATGAAGAAGGCTACATCTCAGTGGACATATCAAATAAGGGTCTTGATTTTGCGAAGGATTTTCTAGTACAAATGGCTGAGTCTTCACTAGTTCCCCTTGACCTGCCTAAAATTGAGAAATCAAAGCATATTCCTTTTATTGGTACAGTTCATATGGGTCTTTCTAATATCACTATCGATAAAATCCATGTAATTTCGTCCACTGTTAAAGCTGGTGATACAGGTATAGTTATTAGTGTTTCTGGTGCCACTGCCAATATGACCATGAATTGGGAATATTCTTATACCAACTGGTGGCTTCCTATTCCTATTACAGATAATGGGGAAGCTTCCATTCAG GTTGACGGTATGGACGTCGGAATTTCTTTCAATCTGACGAATAACCAAGGATCGCTTATGCTTTCTCCCCTGGACTGTGGATGTTCAGTGAAAGATATATCTATAAAGTTGGATGGTGGAGCATCCTGGCTATATCAAGG GTTGCTGGACGCTTTTGAAGTTAGATTAACTTCTGCTGTAGAAAATGCTATTTCAAAGAAATTGAGAGAAGGGATTGTGAAGCTTGATTCTTTGTTGCAGTCCCTACCAAAGGAAATTCCAATAAGAAATATTGCTGCTTTAAATGTCACCTTTGTTGGCAACCCACAATTGCGAGACACTTCTCTTACTCTTTCAATTAATGGGTTAATTAGTGCCAAGGATGCCTATGCGGCATTTCCTTACCATCATCTGGAACACTTATTAGCGTCTCTAGAATACTTATTAGCGTCAGTTCCTGTGAAGGATCCAGCAAGCATGGTTACCATTTCCTTGCATGAAAAAGTTTTAGTGTCCGCATCATCTGTTTACTATGAT GCCAACAAAATGCATTGGATTGTTGACAAAGTACCTGAACAATCCTTGTTAAACACTGCTGGATGGAGGTTCATTATCCCGCAACTTTACAGGCAATATCCAGACGCTGACATGAATCTGAATGTTACCATATTTTCTCCACCCAGTCTGAAAATTAAAGAACACCAGATTGATGTGACGGTTCATGCAGATGTCGTGATTAATGTTTTGAATTCAGGTGAAGTGACACCGGTTGCATGCTTTTCAACG GCAGTCAGTGGTTCAGCTTCTCCATGGATTACCAACAATAATCTTGGTGGAAATATTCAATTAGATGAATTCTCTTTATCTTTAAGATGGAGTAAAATTGGCAATTTGCACGTGAATCTAGTCCGG GTGCTGATGTCAACTGCAATGCGGACTGTGATACTGCCATACATAAATTTAAAACTTAGCAGAGGATATCCACTACCCATATTTCATGGCTACACGCTTCAAAATGCTAAAATCCTGTGTAGTGATTCATGGATTAAGATTTGCAGTGATGTTGGACCAGTCAAACAATTAAGTATAAGTTAG
- the LOC104238187 gene encoding serine/threonine-protein phosphatase PP-X isozyme 2 produces MSDLDRQIEQLKRCEPLKESEVKGLCLKAMEILVEESNVQRVDAPVTICGDIHGQFYDMKELFKVGGDCPKTNYLFLGDFVDRGFYSVETFLLLLALKVRYPDRITLIRGNHESRQITQVYGFYDECLRKYGSVNVWRYCTDIFDYLSLSALIENKIFSVHGGLSPTISTLDQIRTIDRKQEVPHEGAMCDLLWSDPEDIVDGWGLSPRGAGFLFGGSVVTSFNHTNNIDYICRAHQLVMEGFKWMFNNQIVTVWSAPNYCYRCGNVAAILELDENLNKQFRVFEAAPQESRGAPAKRPPPDYFL; encoded by the exons ATGTCAGACCTAGACAGGCAAATAGAACAGCTCAAGAGATGCGAACCGTTAAAGGAATCGGAAGTGAAAGGTCTTTGTCTTAAAGCTATGGAAATCCTCGTTGAAGAAAGCAATGTGCAGAGAGTGGACGCCCCTGTCACT ATATGTGGTGATATCCATGGGCAATTTTACGACATGAAAGAGCTATTCAAAGTGGGAGGTGATTGTCCAAAGACAAATTACTTGTTTCTCGGAGATTTTGTTGATAGAGGATTTTATTCCGTTGAGACATTTCTTCTTCTACTAGCTCTGAAG GTGAGATATCCAGATCGAATCACTCTTATCAGAGGTAACCATGAGAGCCGCCAGATCACACAG gTGTATGGATTCTATGATGAGTGCCTGCGGAAGTATGGTTCAGTAAATGTTTGGAGATATTGCACGGATATCTTTGACTACTTAAG CTTGTCCGCTCTTATTGAGAATAAGATATTCTCTGTTCATGGTGGTCTTTCTCCTACAATATCTACATTAGACCAG ATTCGAACTATTGATCGAAAGCAAGAGGTTCCCCATGAGGGTGCCATGTGTGACCTACTATGGTCAGATCCAGAGGACATTGTTGATGGATGGGGACTGAGTCCTCGTGGTGCAGGTTTCCTTTTTGGTGGCAGTGTTGTTACTTCATTTAACCATACAAATAACATAGATTACATATGCCGTGCACATCAGTTAGTAATGGAAGGATTTAAATGGATGTTCAATAATCAGATAGTTACAGTCTGGTCTGCTCCGAACTACTGTTACAG ATGTGGGAATGTTGCCGCAATTCTTGAGCTAGATGAGAATCTTAATAAGCAATTCCGTGTGTTTGAAGCCGCTCCACAG GAATCGAGAGGAGCACCTGCTAAAAGGCCTCCACCAGATTACTTCCTGTAA